In Lates calcarifer isolate ASB-BC8 linkage group LG15, TLL_Latcal_v3, whole genome shotgun sequence, one genomic interval encodes:
- the kif13a gene encoding kinesin-like protein KIF13A isoform X1: MSDTKVKVAVRVRPMNRREIELNTKCVVDMEDNQTVLHPPPSNGKGENRKQPKVFAFDHCFWSMDESNVPKYAGQEVVFKCLGEGILENAFQGYNACIFAYGQTGSGKSFSMMGNGEQPGLIPRLCCSLFERVHREANEAHTFKVEVSYMEIYNEKVRDLLDPKGSRQSLKVREHKVLGPYVDGLSQLAVTSFEDIEVLMSEGNKSRTVAATNMNEESSRSHAVFSIIVTQTLYDLQSGNSGEKVSKMSLVDLAGSERVSKTGAAGERLKEGSNINKSLTTLGCVISALADQSAGKGKGKFVPYRDSVLTWLLKDNLGGNSKTAMIATVSPAADNYEETLSTLRYADRAKRIVNHAVVNEDPNARIIRELREEVEKLKVQLCQAESMKAPELKEKLQESEKLIQEMTVTWEEKLRKTEEIATERQKQLESMGISLETSGIKVGEDKCFLVNLNADPALNELLVYYLKEHTRVGADTSQDIQLFGIGIQPEHCVLELCPDGDVTLMPIGNARTCVNGTMIDSLVHLWHGDRILWGNNHFFRINLPKRKRRDRLKELERASPRESFVEADVETASEASSEQDYTYEFAQMEVMMKTLGNNDPMQNVVQVLEKQYLEEKRTALEEQRMMYERELESLRQQLSPEKTPQHHRSSSDRLTFPTHTPHSKLRLWTEERDELFRQSLSRLREQVVKANTLVREANFLAEEMNKLTDYQVTLQIPAANLSANRKRGAIVSEPAIQVRRKGKGTQVWTIEKLENKLVDMRDHYRDWKEGTEEMCNKVNSKHCDPFYEAQENHNLIGVANIFLECLFHDVRLQYAVPIISQQGEVAGRLHIELMRVSGAVPERLSGGDDSSENSSESSCYEVMDTNGEIVHMAKRLTCRVRIREATGLPLNLSNFVFCQYTFWEHGEPTVAPPMVSPDRPSPRSPDAQFTVQFDHCKDYVVHVTDEFLEFISDGALDIEVWGHRCAGNGRSLWELDALEAKTQTLRDRWSEVSRRIDLWISIQELNEQGEYSSVELHSGKDISTGGVFQLRQGHSRRLQVCVKPVQNSGTLPLLVEAVLSVSIGCVSARSTKLQRPLDSYQREAEEDMDSYQEEDLNCVRERWSEALIKRREYLDEQIKKIINKHEKSEEDIEREARLVEQWVGLTEERNAVLVPAPGSGIPGAPADWTPPAGMEAHIPVLFLDLNADNLTVNEQLTGPHAAGVNSILPKEHGSQFFYLPIIRHSDEEVSAVCSWDSSIHDSVHLNRVTSPNERIYLIIKATVQLSHPASMELVLRKRIAVNIYNKQSFTQSLKRRMSLKNTLYSCGVSYEIVSNIPKASEEPEERETLALMAARGDSEETQDGETYIEKYTRGVLEVENILSLERLRQAVTVKEALAAKGRHLRRSISTPNVQHSSCSKTDLTGCEDEDCKDHCDHVDGSNCNPQDSSLCSTPIKSKENQGLVPESPTFFNSSPFKVLSPQPPKFLKSLLPVKEENKAKKALEARPLLGQESMRSCVDSPALLPPPCPWRRPRAGSEGHCKPSTSTSTSTPTSTSTPTSRQLSYTLPRTTQDSEDEETDVDMTLNLDRGPQDHGGFQAYIPEDFANFEIYNATLENQEGFPSSRSDLKGSRCGGGSGEKEVSRSPTASSCTSGYFSHSASNATLSDMPFSASESSDHLSCTSRDPQDHPGCPAGRGCTQTKSVYVGSDAQQPPLSGGGVQDKLTHPQGSSPVSIPNCTDKQQTFPLPHNCVLSTSQEFTDFKGADDSIVDNDLGHFTEGWEPEGLEHKKADNIKTCGTGNQQSSVITDVNDASNPENSICNCPNNEDSVSVPVSCPNTTVVCTSAPVSTPDKTPAPSPALIIPSPSVPPPASPSPVTPTSPAPSSALAPRAGGEPPIQEPAQGDLPHGSPCPSPNPSSAEPSGDSSGDESTPIAQLPDWMAPGEQVWVGKRRGTVHYVGGVEFAKGIWIGVKLDMAVGKHNGTVQGRVYFRCPPGHGVFVKPSRLTRGPPSMDTEPQTLIR; encoded by the exons GTGTTCGCTTTTGACCACTGTTTCTGGTCCATGGATGAGTCCAACGTTCCCAAATATGCTG GTCAAGAGGTGGTGTTCAAGTGCCTTGGAGAGGGAATACTTGAAAATGCATTCCAGGGATATAATGCCTGCATATTTGCCTATGGACAAACAG GTTCAGGCAAGTCCTTTTCCATGATGGGGAATGGGGAGCAGCCAGGTTTAATCCCTCGACTCTGCTGCTCGCTGTTTGAGAGGGTCCACAGGGAGGCGAACGAGGCCCACACTTTCAAGGTGGAGGTGTCTTACATGGAGATCTACAATGAGAAAGTCCGCGACCTGCTGGATCCCAAAGG gAGCCGACAGTCCCTCAAAGTTCGGGAACACAAAGTCCTGGGTCCATACGTGGATGGTCTGTCTCAGCTGGCCGTGACCAGCTTCGAG GACATCGAGGTGTTAATGTCAGAGGGGAACAAATCTCGCACGGTTGCAGCCACCAACATGAACGAGGAGAGCAGTCGTTCACATGCCGTCTTCAGCATCAttgtcacacaaacactttatgATCTGCAGTCTGGg AATTCAGGGGAGAAAGTGAGCAAGATGAGTCTGGTTGACCTGGCAGGAAGTGAGCGAGTTTCCAagactggagctgctggagagagACTCAAAGAGGGCAGCAATATAAACAA aTCTCTCACCACCCTAGGCTGTGTGATTTCTGCTCTAGCTGATCAGTCTGCAGGGAAGGGGAAGGGCAAGTTTGTGCCTTACAGAGACTCAGTCCTCACCTGGCTGCTGAAG gaCAACCTTGGCGGCAACAGCAAGACAGCCATGATAgccacagtgagtccagcggCTGACAACTATGAGGAGACTCTGTCTACGCTACGCTACGCAGACAGGGCCAAGAGAATCGTCAACCATGCTGTGGTGAATGAAGACCCCAACGCTCGGATTATCAGAGAGCtcagggaggaggtggagaaactCAAAGTTCAGCTCTGTCAGGCCGAG TCCATGAAGGCTCCTGAACTGAAGGAGAAACTGCAGGAGTCTGAGAAACTCATTCAGGAGATGACTGTCACCTGGGAGGAGAAactaagaaagacagaggagattGCAACT GAGCGTCAGAAACAGTTGGAGAGCATGGGCATCTCTTTGGAAACATCTGGGATTAAAGTGGGTGAAGACAAGTGTTTCCTCGTCAATCTAAATGCTGATCCTGCCCTGAATGAGCTACTGGTCTATTACCTGAAG GAGCACACGCGTGTGGGCGCAGACACTTCTCAGGACATCCAGCTCTTTGGGATCGGAATCCAGCCGGAGCACTGTGTCCTGGAGCTCTGCCCAGATGGTGATGTCACCCTTATGCCCATAGGGAATGCCAG GACCTGTGTGAACGGAACAATGATCGACTCCTTGGTGCACCTGTGGCACGGAGACCGCATCTTATGGGGCAACAACCACTTCTTCAG GATTAATCTGCCCAAGCGAAAGCGGCGGGACCGTTTGAAGGAGCTCGAGAGAGCTTCTCCCAGAGAGAGCTTCGTAGAGGCAGATGTGGAGACCGCCAGCGAGGCCTCTTCTGAGCAGGACTACACCTACGAGTTTGCCCAGATGGAGGTCATGATGAAGACTCTTGGGAACAATG ACCCCATGCAGAATGTGGTCCAGGTGCTGGAGAAGCAGTACCTGGAGGAGAAGCGGACAGctctggaggagcagaggatgaTGTACGAGCGGGAGCTGGAGTCCCTGCGGCAACAGCTGTCCCCTGAGAAAACACCGCAGCACCACCGCAGCAGCAGTGACCGCCTTACATTCCCGACACACACGCCACACAGCAAGCTGCGACTGTGGACGGAGGAACG ggatGAGCTCTTCCGTCAGAGTCTCTCTCGACTCAGGGAGCAGGTCGTGAAAGCCAACACCTTGGTGCGAGAAGCCAACTTTTTGGCAGAGGAGATGAACAAACTGACCGACTATCAGGTCACCCTTCAGATTCCTGCAGCCAATCTCAGCGCCAACCGCAAG CGTGGAGCGATAGTGAGCGAGCCGGCCATCCAGGTGCGGAGGAAAGGGAAGGGGACCCAAGTGTGGACCATTGAGAAGCTGGAGAACAAACTGGTGGACATGAGAGACCACTACAGGGACTGGAAGGAAGGCACAGAGGAGATG tgcaaCAAAGTGAACAGTAAGCACTGTGATCCATTCTATGAAGCACAAGAGAACCACAACCTGATAGGAGTGGCCAACATTTTTCTGGAGTGCCTTTTCCATGATGTTAGACTGCAATACGCAGTCCCTATCATCAGCCAACAGGGAGAG GTTGCAGGCAGGTTGCACATTGAGCTGATGCGAGTCAGTGGTGCCGTACCAGAGCGCCTGTCCGGGGGAGATGACTCATCAGAAAACTCCAGCGAGAGTAGCTGCTACGAGGTCATGGACACCAACGGGGAGATCGTCCACATGGCCAAGAGGCTCACCTGCAGG GTGCGGATCAGGGAGGCCACAGGTCTGCCGCTCAATTTGTCCAACTTCGTCTTCTGTCAGTACACCTTCTGGGAGCACGGTGAGCCCACTGTGGCTCCTCCCATGGTCAGCCCAGACAGACCTTCCCCTCGAAGCCCAGATGCCCAATTCACTGTCCAGTTTGATCACTGCAAG GACTATGTTGTGCATGTGACGGACGAGTTTTTAGAGTTCATATCCGATGGAGCGCTGGACATAGAAGTTTGGGGTCACCGCTGTGCTGGGAATGGACGTTCACTCTGGGAGTTAGACGCACTAGAGGCCAAGACCCAGACGCTCCGAGACAG GTGGAGTGAGGTGTCTCGCAGGATCGACCTGTGGATCTCCATCCAGGAGCTGAATGAGCAGGGAGAGTACTCATCTGTGGAGCTGCACTCTGGAAAAGACATCAGCACAGGAGGAGTCTTCCAACTCCGGCAG GGCCACTCCAGGAGGCTGCAGGTGTGCGTGAAACCAGTCCAAAACTCAGGCACTCTGCCTCTGCTGGTGGAGgctgtgctgtctgtgtctaTTGGCTGTGTGTCAGCTCGCTCCACCAAACTGCAGAGACCGCTCGACAGCTACCAG AGAGAGGCGGAAGAGGATATGGATAGTTATCAG GAGGAAGATCTCAACTGTGTCAGAGAGCGCTGGTCAGAAGCCCTGATCAAACGTCGAGAGTACCTTGACgaacaaatcaaaaaaatcatcaataaaCATG AAAAGTCAGAGGAGGACATTGAGCGTGAAGCTCGGCTGGTGGAGCAGTGGGTCGGACTGACTGAAGAAAGAAATGCAGTGCTGGTACCTGCACCTGGCAGTGGCATCCCAGGAGCTCCTGCagactg GACCCCACCTGCAGGAATGGAAGCTCACATCCCTGTGCTCTTCCTGGATTTGAATG CGGATAATCTGACAGTGAACGAGCAGCTGACCGGCCCACATGCCGCAGGCGTTAACTCTATCCTGCCTAAGGAGCATGGAAGCCAGTTCTTCTATCTGCCCATCATCAGGCACAGTGATGAGGAG GTGTCCGCAGTGTGCTCCTGGGACTCATCCATCCATGATTCTGTGCACCTCAACCGGGTCACGTCTCCTAACGAACGCATCTACCTGATCATCAAAGCCACAGTGCAGCTCAGCCACCCTGCCTCCATGGAGCTGGTGCTCCGCAAGAGGATCGCTGTCAACATCTACAACAAACAG aGTTTCACTCAGAGTCTCAAGAGAAGAATGTCCCTAAAGAACACACTTTACTCCTGTGGCGTGTCTTATGAGATCGTGTCCAACATACCAAAG GCTTCAGAGGAaccagaggagagggagacctTGGCCCTCATGGCTGCTCGCGGTGACAGCGAGGAGACTCAGGATGGAGAAACCTATATAGAGAAATACACACGGGGAGTTCTGGAAGTGGAGAACATTCTCAGTCTAGAGAGGCTACGGCAG GCTGTGACAGTGAAGGAAGCGCTCGCTGCTAAGGGGAGGCACCTAAGAAGGAGTATCAGCACACCAAATGTACAGCAT TCTTCATGTAGTAAAACAGACCTGACTGGGTGTGAGGATGAAGACTGTAAG GACCACTGTGATCATGTGGACGGCTCCAACTGCAATCCCCAGGATAGCTCCCTTTGCAGCACACCCATCAAAAGCAAAGAAAACCAAG GTTTGGTTCCAGAGAGTCCTACCTTTTTCAACTCCAGCCCCTTCAAAGTCCTCTCCCCTCAGCCACCCAAGTTCCTAAAGTCTCTGTTGCCTGTCAAAGAGGAGAACAAGGCGAAGAAAGCCCTGGAGGCCCGGCCGCTGCTGGGACAAGAG AGCATGCGCTCATGTGTGGACAGCCCTGCACTGCTCCCCCCTCCCTGCCCCTGGCGCCGACCCAGGGCAGGCAGCGAGGGCCACTGCAAGccttccacctccacctccacctccacccccacctccacctccactcccACCAGCAGACAGCTCAGCTACACACTGCCACGCACTACT CAGGACTCTGAGGACGAGGAGACGGATGTGGACATGACTCTGAATCTGGATCGGGGCCCTCAGGACCACGGTGGCTTTCAGGCTTACATCCCAGAGGACTTTGCGAACTTTGAGATCTACAACGCCACTCTGGAGAACCAGGAGGGTTTTCCGTCCTCCCGTTCTGACTTAAAGGGAAGCCGGTGCGGAGGCGGGAGCGGGGAGAAAGAGGTGTCCCGGAGTCCCACGGCCAGCAGTTGCACTAGCGGTTACTTTTCACACAGTGCCTCCAACGCCACGCTGTCTGACATGCCTTTCAGTGCCAGCGAGAGCTCCGACCACCTCAGCTGCACCTCCAGAGACCCCCAGGACCACCCTGGCTGCCCTGCTGGACGAGGCTGCACCCAAACCAAAAGTGTTTATGTGGGGAGCGACGCCCAGCAGCCTCCTCTCTCAGGAGGTGGGGTCCAGGATAAGCTCACCCACCCTCAGGGCTCCTCACCTGTCAGTATTCCCAATTGCACAGACAAGCAGCAAACATTCCCTCTGCCTCACAACTGTGTTCTCAGTACCAGCCaggagttcactgactttaaagGGGCTGATGACAGTATTGTAGATAATGATTTAGGACATTTTACAGAGGGATGGGAGCCAGAGGGTTTGGAGCACAAGAAGGCagataacataaaaacatgtggCACTGGCAATCAACAGTCTTCTGTCATTACTGATGTAAATGACGCATCTAATCCTGAAAATTCAATATGCAACTGTCCTAATAATGAAGACTCTGTTAGCGTACCTGTGTCCTGCCCTAACACAACTGTAGTTTGCACTTCAGCCCCAGTGAGCACACCTGACAAAACTCCCGCTCCATCTCCAGCCCTCATAATTCCCTCCCCATCAGTCCCACCTCCGGCATCACCATCCCCAGTCACTCCTACATCTCCAGCTCCATCCTCTGCCCTGGCTCCGCGAGCAGGAGGAGAACCACCAATCCAGGAGCCAGCGCAGGGAGATCTGCCCCACGGGAGCCCCTGCCCAAGCCCCAACCCTAGCAGCGCAGAGCCCTCGGGCGACTCCAGCGGGGATGAGAGTACCCCCATAGCTCAGCTTCCTGACTGGATGGCCCCCGGGGAGCAGGTGTGGgtggggaagaggagggggacAGTTCACTATGTTGGAGGGGTAGAGTTTGCCAAGGGGATCTGGATTGGTGTGAAGCTGGACATGGCAGTGG GTAAGCACAATGGGACTGTCCAGGGCAGAGTGTACTTCCGCTGCCCCCCAGGCCACGGCGTGTTTGTCAAGCCATCTCGTCTCACCAGAGGACCACCCTCCATGGACACAGAACCCCAGACCCTGATCAGATAG